From the Plasmodium malariae genome assembly, chromosome: 2 genome, one window contains:
- the PmUG01_02019500 gene encoding conserved Plasmodium protein, unknown function, with product MGDNYELGIYIKKTELIKEQLNKLNHIIGSEFGYFCSGNKNETFPSNDSNKFSKSILNIFYTSWRMEDFSKFNLRSVMNILKRNQYVVTCVYFLAIFTCVYFSTLFLYTKCFRRILKIFACRICKKEDEGEVRKESGMEYGVGNGIGNGVGNGIGNGIGNGVGNGIGNGVENGTGNGVENGIGNGVENGVENRIGNGVGNGVENGIENGVENGIGNGVGNGIGNEALNEERHEGRYEHGREKPRDEKKDGIKNLKKRMSSIISYSFLCILLCFLVFLGSWFIYRFLKTKNGIHMNICSVSKSIENVLVDRCSNNAKVDEVCYSVETILNEVVIIVEKYQNVKDQIRQDIHLDEENSIPFFSDYIKFFNNIKRLRTNIHNNNKALEEGYYHSYPVLMRIKEVLDSIITQGDGYLQNTQMTIKHGKNVIKAAITNVDMSIEQSLKENIDKITTKFELVNKSVYDITRKYKIKDNIRKYTLTLLIAKFILLLPPVLILIGLFLFIFYLIKGNISNSNHFFLDLFGVFSAYFGFLTIVTLLMGTVILSVSIIGGTTCVISERVLKNELNFEVFTDTLLEYCLKNKKSSIIEENLATNILNKINSFDINEIENRIMEYGTFFTRIKQTFNKNTSSFLDYLWVIVVKKDNNQYLDNIKLISLKKSLLVTGVTRDNVRFGVWSLWGINEYISHLNRYFFNDNYALCFEDTTCEKNINKYNICYKSSINDLKYINLRNKLNNDVLKNDLDNVVNIFIKKAKILKEKIFDLSDLDNTVTKKIGWDEYTPKDKDKAQSSSIIRKYLVNSVDSINFADILNIFAKIKNGFNSLKELIITTVESLIKNMSCNRVVNELNRIRQNYCDQVVLNATLLSISLIAFSTISFLLWYFFLFCWLYYQLKAI from the exons ATGGGGGATAATTACGAGTTAGGAATATACATCAAAAAAACGGAATTAATAAAGgaacaattaaataaattaaatcatATTATAGGTAGCGAATTTGGCTACTTTTGTAGtggtaataaaaatgaaacttTTCCATCAAATGattcaaataaattttctaagagtatattgaatatattttatacatcaTGGAGGATGGAagatttttctaaatttaacTTAAGGAGTGTAATGAACATACTGAAAAGAAACCAATATGTCGTAACGTGTGTATATTTCCTTGCAATTTTTACTTGTGTCTACTTTTCTACCTTGTTTTTGTATACTAAGTGCTTTAGAAGaatcttaaaaatatttgccTGTAGAATATGTAAAAAGGAGGATGAAGGGGAAGTAAGAAAAGAAAGCGGGATGGAATATGGGGTAGGAAATGGGATAGGAAATGGGGTAGGAAATGGGATAGGAAATGGGATAGGAAATGGAGTAGGAAATGGGATAGGAAATGGAGTAGAAAATGGGACAGGAAATGGAGTAGAAAATGGGATAGGAAATGGAGTAGAAAATGGAGTAGAAAATCGGATAGGAAATGGAGTAGGAAATGGAGTAGAAAATGGGATAGAAAATGGAGTAGAAAATGGGATAGGAAATGGAGTAGGAAATGGGATAGGAAATGAAGCACTAAATGAAGAACGTCATGAAGGACGATACGAACATGGAAGAGAAAAACCTAGAGATGAAAAGAAAGATGgtattaaaaatttgaaaaaaagaatgtcCAGTATTATATCTTATTcatttttgtgtattttgTTATGTTTCCTTGTTTTCTTGGGTTCCTGGTTCATATACCGTTTTTTGAAAACGAAGAATGGTATTCACATGAATATCTGTAGTGTATCTAAAAGTATAGAGAATGTTTTGGTCGACAGATGCTCTAATAATGCAAAAGTAGACGAAGTTTGTTATTCTGTAGAAACCATTTTAAATGAAGTAGTAATCATTGtagaaaaatatcaaaatgtGAAAGACCAAATTAGGCAAGATATACACCTCGATGAGGAAAATTCTATCCCCTTCTTCTCAG ACTACATAAAATTCTTTAACAACATAAAAAGATTACGAACGAACATTCATAACAACAACAAGGCGCTAGAGGAAGGTTACTATCACTCCTACCCTGTACTAATGAGGATAAAAGAAGTGCTAGATAGTATAATAACACAAGGAGATGGATATTTGCAGAATACACAGATGACAATAAAACATGGGAAGAACGTAATTAAAGCAGCTATCACTAATGTTGACATGAGTATAGAACAATcgttaaaagaaaatatagataAGATAACAACAAAATTTGAGTTAGTTAATAAATCAGTATACGATATTAcacgtaaatataaaattaaagataatatacgtaaatatacattaacaTTGTTAATCGCAAAGTTTATCTTATTATTACCTCCAGTACTTATATTAATAGGActatttctctttattttttatttaataaaagggAATATATCAAACAgtaatcattttttcttaGATCTATTTGGAGTATTTAGTGCTTACTTTGGATTTCTTACAATCGTAACTCTCTTAATGGGCACGGTAATACTAAGCGTATCCATCATAGGAGGGACAACATGTGTAATATCAGAACgagtattaaaaaatgaattaaattttgaGGTTTTTACTGATACATTACTTGAGTAttgcttaaaaaataaaaaatcttcaataatagaagaaaatttaGCTACTAATATtctaaacaaaattaattcttttgatataaatgaaatagaaaatagAATAATGGAATATGGCACTTTCTTTACAAGAATTAAGCAaacttttaataaaaatactagTAGTTTTTTGGATTACTTATGGGTAATAGTTGTCAAAAAGGATAATAATCAATATttagataatataaaattaatatctCTTAAAAAATCTTTACTAGTAACAGGTGTTACAAGGGATAATGTTCGCTTTGGGGTTTGGAGTCTCTGGggtataaatgaatatattagtCATTTGAACAGgtacttttttaatgataacTATGCATTATGTTTTGAAGATACTAcatgtgaaaaaaatataaataaatataatatttgctATAAGTCTAGCATAAATGATCTGAAATATATCAATCTACgtaataaattaaacaatGATGTGCTAAAAAACGACTTAGATAAcgttgttaatatatttataaagaaaGCTAAAATtctaaaggaaaaaatattcgaTCTAAGCGATTTAGACAATACTGTAACAAAAAAGATTGGATGGGATGAATACACACCAAAGGATAAAGATAAAGCACAAAGTAGTTCTATAATACGAAAATATTTAGTTAATTCTGTTGATAGTATAAACTTTGctgatatattaaatatatttgcaaaAATTAAGAATGGATTCAATTcgttaaaagaattaattattactactgttgaatccttaataaaaaatatgagttGCAACAGAGTTGTTAATGAGTTAAATAGAATCAGACAGAATTATTGTGATCAAGTTGTCTTAAATGCTACACTTTTGTCAATCTCGTTAATTGCCTTTTCCACCATCTCCTTTTTGCTGTGGTactttttcctcttttgcTGGCTCTATTACCAATTAAAGGCCATCTGA